A window of the Gemmatirosa kalamazoonensis genome harbors these coding sequences:
- a CDS encoding glycine--tRNA ligase — protein MPPASTQPDVMDKLVSLCKRRGFIFQSSEIYGGTGSVWDYGPLGVELKKNVKDRWWHAMVRMRDDIEGLDAAILMHPRVWEASGHVAGFVDPLVDCKTCRGRFRADKLEDARCLQKPSKRPGEAEQCQLTEPRQFNLMFKTFMGALEDSASVVYLRPETAQGIYVDYKLVLESTRQKIPFGIAQIGKAFRNEITPGNFIFRTREFEQMEMQFFVDPDGDHMQWFEYWKAERMRWHHALGLADARLHFHQHTAEELAHYARAAFDIQFDFGGTLGFQEIEGVHHRGDFDLTRHQEYSGKKLEYFDQPTNRRFVPYVIETSVGADRVTLATLVNAYREEEVPGEQEGRVVLGLLPAIAPIKAGVFPLVKKDGMPETAHRLADDLRRHFPVFYDDSGAIGRRYRRQDEVGTPFCLTIDGQTAEDGTVTVRDRDTLQQDRIAMDRVREVIGARLEATAPA, from the coding sequence ATGCCGCCCGCCAGTACCCAGCCCGACGTCATGGACAAGCTCGTGTCGCTGTGCAAGCGACGCGGCTTCATCTTCCAGTCCTCCGAGATCTACGGCGGCACGGGCTCGGTCTGGGACTACGGCCCGTTAGGCGTGGAGCTGAAGAAGAACGTGAAGGACCGCTGGTGGCACGCCATGGTCCGCATGCGCGACGACATCGAGGGCCTCGACGCCGCGATCCTCATGCACCCGCGCGTGTGGGAGGCCTCCGGCCACGTCGCCGGCTTCGTCGACCCGCTCGTCGACTGCAAGACGTGCCGCGGCCGCTTCCGCGCCGACAAGCTCGAGGACGCGCGCTGCCTGCAGAAGCCGAGCAAGCGCCCCGGCGAGGCCGAGCAGTGTCAGCTCACCGAGCCGCGCCAGTTCAACCTCATGTTCAAGACGTTCATGGGGGCGCTCGAGGACTCGGCCAGCGTCGTCTACCTGCGCCCGGAGACCGCGCAGGGGATCTACGTCGACTACAAGCTCGTGCTGGAGTCGACGCGTCAGAAGATCCCGTTCGGCATCGCGCAGATCGGCAAGGCGTTCCGCAACGAGATCACGCCGGGGAACTTCATCTTCCGCACGCGCGAGTTCGAGCAGATGGAGATGCAGTTCTTCGTCGATCCGGACGGGGACCACATGCAGTGGTTCGAGTACTGGAAGGCGGAGCGCATGCGGTGGCACCACGCGTTGGGCCTCGCCGACGCGAGGCTGCACTTCCACCAGCACACGGCCGAGGAGCTCGCGCACTACGCGCGCGCCGCGTTCGACATCCAGTTCGACTTCGGCGGCACGCTCGGCTTCCAGGAGATTGAAGGCGTGCACCATCGCGGCGACTTCGACCTGACGCGCCACCAGGAGTACTCCGGCAAGAAGCTCGAGTACTTCGACCAGCCGACGAACCGGCGCTTCGTGCCGTACGTCATCGAGACGTCGGTCGGCGCGGACCGCGTGACGCTCGCCACGCTCGTCAACGCGTACCGCGAGGAGGAGGTGCCGGGCGAGCAGGAGGGGCGCGTGGTGCTCGGGCTGCTGCCGGCGATCGCGCCGATCAAGGCCGGCGTGTTCCCGCTCGTGAAGAAGGACGGCATGCCGGAGACCGCGCACCGCCTCGCCGACGACCTGCGCCGCCACTTCCCGGTGTTCTACGACGACTCCGGCGCGATCGGCCGGCGCTATCGCCGGCAGGACGAGGTGGGCACGCCGTTCTGCCTCACGATCGACGGGCAGACCGCGGAGGATGGCACCGTCACCGTGCGCGACCGCGACACGCTGCAGCAGGACCGCATCGCGATGGACCGCGTGCGCGAGGTGATCGGCGCGCGGCTGGAGGCGACGGCGCCGGCGTGA
- a CDS encoding transporter, which translates to MPPIASLEAPRAPTHRLAVALPLAALLLAGCAAAAYHTPLTGADRPGYTFGTATVPAGGLQAELGYTDTRLGSLTYQSLGEGLLRVGVGPSTELRVFGNSYALRSDGGLHDDGMEDAKIGIKHRLWAGRASSGIGGASLALLPGISVPIGSAGFGAKAWQPELLVAGALPLSPRLSLVSNVGDAYVKLGDERAHKLLGTLAGWYTLSAKLSAFAEYGGSRLADDAKSHMQYVDAGIAVVPLPAVQLDVRVGHGINGVANDNYVGLGISRRW; encoded by the coding sequence ATGCCGCCCATCGCCAGCCTCGAGGCCCCACGTGCGCCCACGCACCGCCTCGCGGTCGCCCTGCCCCTCGCCGCGCTGCTCCTCGCCGGCTGTGCGGCCGCCGCGTACCACACGCCGCTCACCGGCGCCGATCGGCCCGGCTACACGTTCGGCACCGCGACGGTCCCCGCCGGCGGCCTGCAGGCGGAGCTCGGCTACACCGACACGCGATTGGGATCGCTGACGTACCAGTCGCTCGGCGAGGGACTGCTCCGCGTGGGCGTCGGACCGAGCACCGAGCTGCGCGTGTTCGGCAACTCGTACGCGCTGCGCAGCGACGGCGGGCTGCACGACGACGGCATGGAGGACGCGAAGATCGGGATCAAGCACCGGCTCTGGGCGGGCCGCGCGTCGTCCGGCATCGGCGGCGCCTCGCTCGCCCTGCTCCCCGGCATCTCGGTGCCGATCGGGAGCGCGGGCTTCGGCGCGAAGGCCTGGCAGCCCGAGCTCCTCGTCGCCGGCGCGCTGCCGCTCTCGCCGCGGCTGTCACTCGTGTCGAACGTCGGCGACGCCTACGTGAAGCTGGGCGACGAGCGCGCCCACAAGCTGTTAGGCACCCTCGCCGGCTGGTACACGCTGTCGGCCAAGCTGAGCGCGTTCGCCGAGTACGGCGGCAGCCGACTGGCCGACGACGCGAAGAGCCACATGCAGTACGTCGACGCCGGCATCGCCGTCGTCCCGCTCCCCGCCGTGCAGCTCGACGTGCGCGTCGGCCACGGCATCAACGGCGTCGCGAACGACAACTACGTGGGGCTCGGGATCTCGCGACGCTGGTGA
- a CDS encoding adenylosuccinate synthase — protein MFDSKTRTLVVVGAQWGDEGKGKLVDVLAERADWVVRYQGGANAGHTVHIGETSFVLHQIPSGILHPGVRCAIGNGVVLDPDTLFHEIDELVQDGVDVEGRLYVSERAHLVLPYHKLVDAESAASKAIGTTGRGIGPAYEDKIARRGVRVLDLRHPSRVRELVEAGAAHANGQLARFGSERRADVDETVALLERLAPRLLPLAEDVGLSIHRAIKGDAAVLLEGAQGSLLDIDHGTYPYVTSSSTTSGGAAIGVGIAPTEIDAVLGVVKAYTTRVGNGPLPTELEGTLAEEVRRLGNEFGATTGRARRCGWFDAVVVRFATRVNGLTGLAVTKLDVLDTLDRIALCTGYEVDGRLYTEFPGDVDALERAAPVYEWFDGWRRSTADARRLEDLPTEARRYLDRIEALVEAPIQFVSVGTRRDQIIGVDAMTGAA, from the coding sequence ATGTTCGATTCGAAGACGCGCACACTGGTCGTCGTCGGCGCGCAGTGGGGCGACGAGGGGAAGGGCAAGCTCGTCGACGTGCTGGCCGAGCGAGCCGACTGGGTCGTGCGCTACCAGGGCGGCGCCAACGCCGGCCACACGGTGCACATCGGCGAGACGTCGTTCGTGCTGCACCAGATCCCGAGCGGCATCCTGCACCCGGGCGTGCGATGCGCGATCGGCAACGGCGTGGTGCTCGACCCCGACACGCTGTTCCACGAGATCGACGAGCTGGTGCAGGACGGCGTCGACGTGGAGGGGCGGTTGTACGTCAGCGAGCGCGCGCACCTCGTGCTGCCGTACCACAAGCTCGTGGACGCGGAGAGTGCCGCGAGCAAGGCGATCGGCACGACGGGGCGCGGCATCGGTCCCGCGTACGAGGACAAGATCGCGCGGCGCGGCGTGCGCGTGCTCGACCTGCGGCACCCGTCGCGCGTGCGCGAGCTCGTGGAAGCAGGCGCCGCGCACGCGAACGGACAGCTCGCGCGCTTCGGCTCCGAGCGCCGCGCCGACGTCGACGAGACGGTGGCGCTGCTCGAGCGCCTCGCGCCGCGACTGCTGCCGCTGGCCGAAGACGTCGGGCTCTCGATCCACCGCGCGATCAAGGGCGACGCCGCCGTGCTGCTGGAGGGCGCACAGGGCTCGCTGCTCGACATCGACCACGGCACGTACCCGTACGTGACGTCGAGCTCCACGACGAGCGGCGGCGCGGCGATCGGCGTCGGCATCGCGCCCACGGAGATCGACGCGGTGCTCGGCGTGGTGAAGGCGTACACGACGCGCGTCGGCAACGGCCCGCTGCCGACGGAGCTCGAGGGCACGCTGGCCGAGGAGGTGCGGCGGCTCGGGAACGAGTTCGGCGCGACGACCGGACGCGCACGGCGGTGCGGGTGGTTCGACGCGGTGGTGGTGCGCTTCGCGACGCGCGTGAACGGCCTAACGGGCCTCGCCGTCACGAAGCTCGACGTGCTCGACACGCTCGACCGCATCGCGCTGTGCACCGGCTACGAGGTGGACGGCCGGCTGTACACCGAGTTCCCGGGCGACGTCGACGCGCTGGAGCGTGCGGCGCCGGTCTACGAGTGGTTCGACGGGTGGCGCCGCTCGACGGCCGACGCCCGCCGGCTCGAGGATCTGCCGACGGAGGCGCGCCGCTACCTCGACCGCATCGAGGCGCTCGTCGAGGCGCCGATCCAGTTCGTGAGCGTCGGCACGCGGCGCGACCAGATCATCGGTGTGGATGCGATGACCGGGGCGGCGTGA
- a CDS encoding sensor histidine kinase, with product MAESSTSGSDTALRGDRLEAFLAELAAAPGAQAAAQCLTDTFAAETGVRRVLLYVLEEGEGALRLLAATPRRDDAQGVPARVVRDDAATQPLFAAALSLLPMAGDEAAEPSALGRGAWLAVPLPQPRLSWSSPPLPVEIAMERASTGWRPVMPSHGERRGRVGLAPLGVAALELADASDAREVVEALLPAATLAGPIVSRGLAVEQYRETAERLDRQHDLLAQLIDSLPDPVVLAPPGPWAETPVLVQNRRAARLLDASPPRDAVTEPIDEAAAEERRRVVAANNAALGAAVAQDATHDARELSLRDPENGAELRFELCDHALHGAPDRNGARLLVLRDVTALRGADAQLQRQVQRARSAEREATRERDRLNRILDYVADPIIVTDDAGHVVECNQQAQKLLLAGASAEGDDEESRVRRDANLQAFTAFVRALPDAGATSRARLTLVQPATGNPLPVEVVAGTVLDPEGEPPVVVSVLHDLTTHVENERLYEELKRFSAVLEARVRAATADLAEQNAQLQWQSEELERANRLKSEFLASVSHELRTPINALIGYTALLRDHVYGDLTPKQEDGLRRIHTSAEHLLALINDILDLARIEAGKIAVSLERVAIGPLLRDATMQTETLARGKGLEFRLEIPGEPLVVRTDPEKFRQVLGNLLSNALKFTANGSIVVRARREADRVRVDVADTGIGIRTEDLGAIWDDFRQLDQSRTREYGGTGLGLSIVRKLADRLDARVSVSSAPDEGSVFSVSLPAADDAPVPAEEAA from the coding sequence ATGGCTGAATCATCGACGAGCGGCTCCGACACCGCGCTGCGCGGCGACCGGCTGGAGGCGTTCCTCGCCGAGCTCGCGGCCGCGCCGGGGGCCCAGGCGGCGGCGCAGTGCCTAACGGACACGTTCGCCGCGGAGACCGGTGTACGCCGCGTGCTGCTCTACGTGCTCGAGGAGGGTGAGGGCGCGCTGCGCCTCCTCGCTGCGACGCCGCGACGCGACGACGCCCAGGGCGTGCCCGCTCGCGTCGTGCGCGACGACGCGGCCACGCAGCCACTGTTCGCCGCGGCGCTCTCCCTGTTGCCGATGGCCGGCGACGAAGCGGCCGAGCCGTCGGCGCTCGGGCGCGGCGCGTGGCTGGCGGTGCCGCTGCCGCAGCCGCGGCTCAGCTGGTCGTCGCCGCCGCTGCCCGTCGAGATCGCGATGGAGCGCGCGAGCACGGGTTGGCGTCCGGTCATGCCGTCGCACGGGGAACGGCGCGGGCGCGTGGGACTCGCGCCACTCGGCGTCGCCGCGCTGGAGCTGGCCGACGCGAGCGACGCGCGCGAGGTGGTGGAAGCGTTGCTGCCCGCGGCGACGCTCGCCGGGCCGATCGTGTCGCGCGGGCTCGCCGTGGAGCAGTACCGCGAGACGGCCGAACGTCTCGATCGGCAGCACGATCTGCTGGCGCAGCTCATCGACTCGCTCCCCGATCCGGTGGTGCTCGCGCCGCCGGGGCCATGGGCCGAGACGCCCGTGCTGGTGCAGAACCGCCGCGCGGCGCGCCTGCTCGACGCGTCGCCGCCGCGCGACGCCGTCACGGAGCCCATCGACGAGGCGGCGGCCGAGGAGCGGCGCCGCGTCGTGGCCGCGAACAACGCCGCGTTAGGCGCCGCGGTGGCCCAGGACGCGACGCACGATGCACGCGAGCTGTCGTTGCGCGATCCGGAGAACGGCGCCGAGCTCCGGTTCGAGCTGTGCGACCACGCGCTGCACGGTGCGCCGGACCGCAACGGCGCGCGGTTGCTCGTGCTGCGCGACGTCACGGCGCTGCGCGGCGCCGACGCGCAGCTCCAGCGCCAGGTGCAGCGCGCGCGCTCCGCGGAGCGCGAGGCGACGCGCGAGCGCGACCGGCTGAACCGCATCCTCGACTACGTCGCCGATCCGATCATCGTGACCGACGACGCGGGGCACGTCGTGGAGTGCAACCAGCAGGCGCAGAAGCTCCTCCTCGCCGGGGCCTCCGCCGAAGGGGACGACGAGGAGTCGCGCGTGCGACGCGACGCGAACCTGCAGGCGTTCACGGCGTTCGTGCGCGCGCTCCCCGACGCCGGCGCCACGTCGCGCGCGCGCCTAACGCTCGTGCAGCCGGCGACGGGAAACCCGCTGCCCGTCGAGGTGGTCGCCGGCACGGTGCTGGATCCGGAGGGCGAGCCGCCGGTCGTCGTCTCGGTGCTGCACGACCTCACCACGCACGTCGAGAACGAGCGGCTGTACGAGGAGCTGAAGCGGTTCAGCGCCGTGCTCGAGGCCCGCGTGCGGGCTGCGACCGCCGATCTCGCCGAGCAGAACGCGCAGCTGCAGTGGCAGTCGGAGGAGCTGGAGCGCGCGAATCGGCTGAAGAGCGAGTTCCTGGCGAGCGTGTCGCACGAGCTGCGCACACCGATCAACGCGCTGATCGGCTACACCGCGCTGCTGCGCGACCACGTGTACGGCGACCTCACGCCGAAGCAGGAGGACGGGCTGCGGCGCATCCACACGTCGGCGGAGCACCTGCTCGCCCTCATCAACGACATCCTCGACCTCGCGCGCATCGAGGCGGGGAAGATCGCGGTGAGCCTGGAGCGCGTGGCGATCGGCCCGCTGCTGCGGGACGCGACGATGCAGACCGAGACGCTGGCGCGCGGCAAGGGGCTCGAGTTCCGGCTCGAGATCCCGGGCGAGCCGCTCGTCGTGCGCACGGATCCGGAGAAGTTCCGCCAGGTGCTCGGCAACCTGCTGTCGAACGCGCTGAAGTTCACCGCGAACGGCAGCATCGTCGTGCGCGCGAGGCGCGAGGCCGACCGCGTGCGCGTGGACGTCGCGGACACGGGCATCGGCATCCGCACGGAGGACCTCGGCGCGATCTGGGACGACTTCCGGCAGCTCGACCAGTCGCGCACTCGCGAGTACGGCGGCACGGGGCTCGGTCTCTCCATCGTGCGCAAGCTCGCCGACCGGCTGGACGCGCGCGTGAGCGTGTCGAGCGCGCCGGACGAGGGGTCGGTGTTCTCGGTCTCGCTCCCGGCCGCGGACGACGCACCGGTCCCGGCGGAGGAGGCGGCGTAG
- a CDS encoding YpdA family putative bacillithiol disulfide reductase: MDFVDVVVVGAGPCGLAAAISAMRAGMSVAVLDKGPVCSTITHYPTYATFFSTAEKLSIGGLPFILAETKPTRKEALAYYRGVVRHFAIPVRQYETALAIEGKAPQLVVRSRKRSGTERTTRCRAVIVATGYFGTPNRIGVPGEDLPHVTHTYHEAHEAFEQDVVVVGGGNSAAEAALDLYRTGARVTVVHFGPSWDKRIKPWVLPDITNRIHEGSIAACWNSRVAEIRPESVIVQSADGAQELPADHVYLLTGFAPDTSLLASTGVRIDPATGIPAHDPATFETNVRGVYMVGVLVAGYDANQVFIENGRFHGDRIVAHLTGSGRVGEVLVSADPDS, from the coding sequence ATGGACTTCGTCGACGTCGTGGTGGTGGGGGCCGGACCGTGCGGGCTGGCGGCGGCGATCAGCGCGATGCGGGCAGGGATGTCGGTCGCGGTGCTCGACAAGGGGCCGGTGTGCAGCACCATCACGCACTACCCGACGTACGCGACGTTCTTCTCGACGGCGGAGAAGCTCTCCATCGGCGGGCTGCCGTTCATCCTCGCGGAGACGAAGCCGACGCGGAAGGAAGCGCTCGCCTACTACCGCGGCGTCGTCAGGCACTTCGCCATCCCGGTACGGCAGTACGAGACGGCGCTGGCCATCGAGGGGAAGGCGCCGCAGCTCGTGGTGCGGAGCCGCAAGCGCTCGGGCACGGAGCGCACCACGCGCTGCCGCGCGGTGATCGTCGCGACGGGCTACTTCGGCACGCCGAACCGCATCGGCGTGCCGGGCGAGGATCTGCCGCACGTCACGCACACGTACCACGAGGCGCACGAGGCGTTCGAGCAGGACGTCGTGGTCGTCGGCGGCGGCAACTCGGCGGCGGAAGCGGCGCTCGACCTGTACCGCACGGGTGCGCGCGTCACGGTGGTGCACTTCGGGCCGTCGTGGGACAAGCGCATCAAGCCGTGGGTGCTCCCCGACATCACGAACCGCATCCACGAGGGCAGCATCGCCGCGTGCTGGAACTCGCGCGTCGCGGAGATCCGCCCGGAGAGCGTGATCGTCCAGAGCGCCGACGGCGCGCAGGAGCTGCCGGCCGATCACGTGTACCTGCTCACCGGCTTCGCGCCCGACACGAGCCTGCTCGCGTCGACGGGCGTGCGCATCGACCCGGCGACGGGGATTCCCGCGCACGACCCCGCCACGTTCGAGACGAACGTGCGCGGCGTCTACATGGTCGGCGTGCTCGTCGCCGGGTACGACGCGAACCAGGTCTTCATCGAGAACGGCCGCTTCCACGGCGACCGCATCGTCGCGCATCTCACGGGAAGCGGCCGCGTGGGCGAGGTGCTGGTGAGCGCGGATCCGGACAGCTAG